The DNA window ACGGCCGTCGCTCCGGGACGACCGACCGTGGTGGAGATCGATCTGTCGCGCGGCTTGCCCGAAAGCGCACCCACGTCGTGGCTCGGCACGAGCAAGAGCCGTACGCACGCCGATCTGGTGCGCTCCCTGCGTGGATTCGCGGCGTCCGACACCACGAGAGGAATTCTTGTGCGGCTGGGCATGGCGCGCCTGTCTTTCGCGGGTGTCCAGGAAGTGGGTCGGCTGCTCGGCGCAGTGCGCAAGGCGGGCAAGCCCGTGGTGTGCCATGCGGACGAGTACAACAACGGGACGATGCTTCTCGCCGCCGCGGGGTGCAGCAAGCTGTGGCTCAGTCCCGCGGGGCAGGTGGATACGGTGGGCATTGCGGCACAGCTGCTCTTTGCCAAGGGGCTGCTCGACAAGCTCAACATCAGCGCTGATTACCTGCAGGTAGGGAAGTTCAAGGGCGCGAGCGAGCCATTCACGCGAGAGAGCGCCAGCCCCGAGGCTCGCGCATCCTTGCAAGGTGCCCTCGGGGGGGTTCGGGCCGCGTGGATTGCGACCATCGTCGAAGGGCGACGCTCTGGCGACGACAAGGGCCTCGAAGCTGCCCTGGAGAACGGCCCCTATTCACCCGCGGAAGCGGTGGAGCTGGGTCTGGTCGATGCGATCGGGGATCTGGGCGAGGCCCGCAGTGATGCAGAGGCGCTGGCGGGCGTGGAGCAGACCGTGGCGCGCTTCGGGGGTAGTGGGCGGGATGCAAGCGTTCCGCGGGGGCTCGTGGACATCTACCGCTCGCTCTCGGGAGCCAGCGCCGTCGGTGAGCCGCATGTCACCATCGTGCCTGCCGCGGGAAGCATCGCCATGAGTTCGGGGGCGTCGCCCCTCGGCGGGAGCGATGGCATCGGAGAGCGGGAGCTCGGCCGTGTGATCGCCCGTCTGGCGAATGACAAGTCCACGAAGGCGGTGGTGCTGCGTATCGACTCGCCTGGAGGCTCGGCCCTCGCCTCGGATCTGCTCTGGAAGCGGCTGATGAAGCTACGCGAGGAAAAGCCGCTGGTCGTCTCGATCGGGGGGATGGCTGCGAGTGGTGGGTATTACCTTGCATGTGCGGGCACCAAGATCCTTGCAGAGGAGACGAGCATCATTGGATCCATCGGTGTCGTCGGGGGCAAGCTTGCGGTAGGGCATGCGCTTGCTTCTGTGGGCGTCCATGCGGAGACGGTCGCGGCCAATCCCGATCCTTTGCGTGCGAATCGTGCAGCCTACATGTCCATGCTCACGCCCTGGGACGACGCCACGCGTGCAAGGGTGTTGACGTCGATCCAATCCATCTACGATCTGTTCCTGGAACGTATTGCGGCTGGACGAGGGGTCGCCGTGGAAACCATCTCACCTTCGGCCGAAGGACGGTTGTTCAGCGGCGCGCAAGCCAAGCAGCGTGGCCTCGTCGACGAGATGGGTGGACTCGACGAAGCCGTGCGGGTGGCGCTCGACCTCGCAAAGCTACCGGGTGGGACGCCGGTGGAGATCGAGCGGGACGACATGAGCTTCCTCGACATGCTGGCTGCGAGTGACGTGGACGAGGACGACTCCGGAGACGCTCATCGGGGGGTCGATGCGCTGCAGACCCACGCGCGTCGTGTGGTCGTCGATGCGCTCGCCTCGGCGTGGCTGGTGCCGCTTCCCGAGCTGGGCACGTTCGTCGGCTCGTTCGCTCCCCTCTTGTCGGGAGAACGTGCCCTGGCGGCGCTGCCTTTCGCGGTGGTATTGCGGTGAGGATGCATACGGATCCCCCGTCTCTTGGAGGCCTTCGAGCGCCGCCAAGGTGATGGGATGCTCGAAAGGCGTGAGCACCTGAGCGGAGCCGTGAGCCGGCTTCGGCTCGGGAGGGTGGCGCTCGCAGCACGAAGTTCGCATTGGGGACGCGTGGAGGCGGGTGAGCTGCTTCAACGAGTCCGGTTCGGAGGACGTGGCGTGTCTCATCGAGTCGAGCCGTGGAGGCGATCGCGTCATGAGCGCGCAGCCGCGGAAAGCAGCGTGGTGTGATGAACGAATCCGTGAAACTGGCCTCTCACCACGGTCCATCTGGTAGGCTCGCCCAGCGCGCGATGGCCGCGAAGGTGCCTGATGGTCTCGACGCCGAACAGCGAGAATTCCTCCACTTCGGATGAACCGAATTCTCGCCCTCTCAAGACGCGACAGACCATGCCACCGCCGGAGCTCATGCACCGGATGGCTCCTCTCTCGGCCGGGGAGGTAGTCCTGGAGAATCTTCGCCTGGAAGCGCCTGCATCTCGGCACGCTGGCCCTCGAGCCGAAGCTGCCTACTGGCGGGGGCGTCTCGAAGAGCGTCGTGCGCACGGTGATGCGCTGGGCGAGCGTGAAGCTGCGATCACCCTGGCGAGGCTGCTCGCCTCTCGGGGAATCGAGCTGGAGACGGCGGCCTCCTTGGCCCAACGGGGGCTCGCTCTGGGAGAAGATACAGGCCTTCGGGTCGAACTCGCTGGATGGCTGGCGAGTCTGGGAGAGCCAGCTGCAGCGGCGGCCGCGTTGAAGTCCGTATGCGATGTTCAGCGCCCCAGCGGCGGTGCGAGGACCCTCGTACGCATCGCGGTGCTCCTGGCGCGGGCAGGAAACGCCAGTGGCGCGGTCGATGCGCTGATCCGCGCGGCGAGTCTCGAGCCCACCGATGCGATGGCATCCGAGCTGCTGGGGACAATTTCCGCATGGTCCCCAGAGCTGGTCCCGCCTGAGGCTGCCGCGCGTGCGTACCTCGACGCTGCGGAGCGACGGGAGGCGTTGCGAGAGCGGGATGCGGCGTTCGAAGATCGACTCCGGGCGCTCGAGATTGCTCCTCAGGATGCGCGAGCTGCTGCGGTGATGTCTGCCGCGCTGGCTGCGCGTGGTCGCGTGGGGGCGTCCGACGAGGTGGCGCGGATTCACGCGATGGCGCTGAGTGAGCGTGGAGAGATAGAGCGCGCTCTCGAGGTTCATGTCCGCCGGCTGGAAGCGGCGCTCAGTGATGGGGACGCGGCTCGAGCGGCTGGTTGTGCGCTCGATGCCGAACTCGAAGCGGATCTCGAGTCCGATGACGTGGAGGTCATCGACGAGGTCCTCGGACAGGCAAGCCTCTACGAACTCGTGGCGGTGCGGAAAGAGCTACGGGCGGCTCGCCTTGTGGGGACGGCGCGTGCGGCGATGTTCGAGGCGCTGGCGCGGCTGTATGCCGGTCCGCTGGCCAGTCCGGAGCGATCGCTGGAAGCCTGGATCGAGGCCGCCGTCGCCGATCCGAGTGGCGTTTACGCGTGGGCTGCGCTGCGCGAGCATGCCTCCGCTTCCCAGGACCCTCTGCCGCTGATGGAAGCGCTCATTCGGGTTGCTGACGGTGGAGGAGGCCTCCCGAGCGATCCGCGAGCGAGCATCGATGCGCTCCGGGACCTCGCCGTGCTCGCTGAGACGAGGATGGCGGACGCTGGCCTTGCCTGCTGGGCCTTCGAGCGATTGCTTCGCGCCGAGGTCGACGAGGAGGTTGCGGCTGCTGGCCTGCAGCGCCTCGCCGAGCAAGCGAGGACTCAAGACGAGGCGCTCGGTAGAGCGCAGCAGCTTCTCCAGGAGGCCGCCTCCGCCGAGGAGCGGAGCCGTGCGCTGCGTCAGCTCGTGACGATCTACCGAGGCCGTCCGGACGATCTTTCTGCCTACGAGGAAGCTCTTGCGGCGCTGGCGCAGGAGCTTCCCGCAGATGGTGCGTGCATCATGGCTCTCGAGCGGCTGGCCCGTCGCACGGGGTCGGGGAGTTCGCTCGTCCCCTTGCTCGAGGCGAGCCGCCCGCGAGCTGAGAGCGATGGGAGAGGAGGACAGGTCAGTTCTGGCGGGTCGAAGGGGTCAAAACGTGCAGAGCTGGTAAGGACGAGGCTGCTCCTCGCGACCCTCCATCAACGCGAGGGTGATGAGAGCGCGGCCATTGAAGCCGTCCTGCCTCTGCTCTCCGAGGTGCCAGGACATCGGGGGGCGGCGAGTGCCGTGCTCGTCTTCGCGACCCAGATGGGACGGATCCGAGAGCGCGCCGACGCCTTGGTGCAGCTCGCAGGACCAGTGTGGCCCGCGCTGCGAGCCGTCCTGTTGGCACTCGCCGCGGAGCTGTATGCCGCCGCCGGAGAGCCGACACTGGGGCGAAAGGCGGCCGAACTCGCAAGCGAAGCCGACCCGACCAGCGTGCGCGCCGTCATGACCCTCGCTCACCTGCTGGCGAGTGATGACCTGAAGCCTCGCGTGGAAGGGCTCGCCGCTGTGCGCTCGGAGCGAGGGGCAGCCGCTGCCATCGAGCGGGCCATCACCACCGTGATCCCTCGCGGTATCCTCTGCGACGGCCTGGCCAGGATGCTCGAAGCGCTCGGGGAGCAGGGGCTCGCTCTCGGGTGGACCCAGCGCTGGCTTGCGCTGCACCCCGGCTGTGGGGCAGCGACGGGTCACCTCATTCGCCGTGCTGTCGTCGCGCGCGACGCTGCGCGTCTGTCCGATGCGCTCGCCTGGGTTCTGGCGCAGCCTCGACCACTCGACGACCTGGCGCCGATGCTCGGCACGTCACTCGATGCCTTGTTCGAGCTGGATCCGGCGCGCGCAACTGCGCTCGGGAAGAGAGCTCTCGATGTCCTTGGGCCACGCATGCCGTCGCTTCGGCAACGCCTTCTCGAATTCGCGGAGCGTTCGGGGGATCGGCAGCTTGGTATCGCGGTGCTGGAGCGGTCGCGCGCGGCAGAGCCGGACGTCGTGGCGGCTCGGGAGCTCCTGCTGCTGCTCGCAGAGCGGCGGATGGAGGCGGGGGATCCCAGCGGGGCAGCGCGCGAGCTGGTGCGTGCGGTCGAGCAAGGCGCGGATCCCCAGGGGGTACTTCATCACGTCAGGAGACTCGAGGCCTGGCTGCAAGACTCCACTGTCCAGCTGGGCTCGGATGGTGTCGTGGCCCTGACCGAGGCGCGGGCGCGGGCGCTCACGTCGGCTGGAGCATCTGCCGACGCGGCGGTGGCATGGCGCGAGCTGGGCGGACTGCTCTGGGATCTCGCCGATGACAAGCTGGGCGCAGAGAAGGCATTTCATCGCGCTTGTGAGCTCTTGCCCCATGGTGGTGAAGAGCGCTACGCGCGTGATCTTCGAGAGTTCGCTGGTGTCGACCTTGCCATCGAGATGCTGATCCAGCGAGCGTCGGACTCGGAGGGAAGGGCTGCGCCGAGCGAAATTCAGCCCTCTGCGCCGCAGAGGATGCCGACGGCTCAGCGTCGGCGGCGAGCCAGTCTGCTGATCGAAGCGGCGTCCATGGCGGCCGAACATCGCCTGAATGAACGAGCGCTGGCCATCGCTGTAAGTGCGATTGAGATCGATTCGTCGCGCGCGGACGCTGTCGCCTTGGTGGAGCGTTGCGCGGAGGGGGAGCAAGGGGTTGCGACGCTGCATCGCGTCTACGGTCTGCTCGCAGACGCTGCGATGGGCTGTTATGGCCGACGTGCTGCTCATTATCGAGCGGCCAGGCAGCTCGAGCGCCGAAATGCCATTACTTTGGCCCTTTCACACGCCGCCTCGTCCTTCGAGGCAGTGCCCACGGAAGGGACTTCTTACGTCCTGCTGGCTCGCCTCGCCGAGCGGGCCGAAGAGCCGACGGAGG is part of the Chondromyces crocatus genome and encodes:
- a CDS encoding S49 family peptidase — its product is MARLSFAGVQEVGRLLGAVRKAGKPVVCHADEYNNGTMLLAAAGCSKLWLSPAGQVDTVGIAAQLLFAKGLLDKLNISADYLQVGKFKGASEPFTRESASPEARASLQGALGGVRAAWIATIVEGRRSGDDKGLEAALENGPYSPAEAVELGLVDAIGDLGEARSDAEALAGVEQTVARFGGSGRDASVPRGLVDIYRSLSGASAVGEPHVTIVPAAGSIAMSSGASPLGGSDGIGERELGRVIARLANDKSTKAVVLRIDSPGGSALASDLLWKRLMKLREEKPLVVSIGGMAASGGYYLACAGTKILAEETSIIGSIGVVGGKLAVGHALASVGVHAETVAANPDPLRANRAAYMSMLTPWDDATRARVLTSIQSIYDLFLERIAAGRGVAVETISPSAEGRLFSGAQAKQRGLVDEMGGLDEAVRVALDLAKLPGGTPVEIERDDMSFLDMLAASDVDEDDSGDAHRGVDALQTHARRVVVDALASAWLVPLPELGTFVGSFAPLLSGERALAALPFAVVLR